A single genomic interval of Gossypium raimondii isolate GPD5lz chromosome 11, ASM2569854v1, whole genome shotgun sequence harbors:
- the LOC105761286 gene encoding indole-3-acetic acid-amido synthetase GH3.17 encodes MAGEKEIKEIYDNGMKILEELTSNAYEIQEQMLEEILIRNAGTEYLSRFFVHGQNHKQNFKANVPIVTYEDIKPYIDRIANGETSSILFADPITQFIQSTGTSEGKPKLIPMTAESFEKRMVKPLLVDLVMKKCISGLDQGKSFYLFFVKPEMETPSGLMASLYTTSYFKTQIFKNGLAKFCTSPIDTILCLDNKQSMYCQLLTGLLLRDEVVRIGSSFASVLARSIKFLEDYWKELCSNIRTGFLSDWIADPACRNAMSSILTRPEPELADLIQQICEDKSWEGIIKEVWPEVKCISSIVTGSMSQYIPLLEFYGGGIPLVSPNCGSSEACFGINLEPLSKPFDVSYTILPNMAYFEFLPVNNDGGGKSREFKLRGASATESSESTNETTTVNKPVDLANVKIGRYYEVVVTTLAGLYRYRVGDVLKVTGFYNKSPQFQFVERQNVVLSIDLDKTTEVDLSKAITKAKLVLEPLGIMLTTYSSYADTSLTPGRYVLFWELKMKGSNDLPKLDAKIMEECCGIVEESFDFTYKSLRKGGVISALELRVVKHGTFDELMDFYVSKGASISQYKPPSCLKSEEAVKILNLGMVGTFFSPKTMF; translated from the exons ATGGCtggtgagaaagaaataaaggaaatatatgataatggaatgaaaattttggaagaatTAACCAGCAATGCTTATGAAATACAAGAACAAATGTTGGAGGAGATACTAATAAGAAATGCAGGAACAGAATATCTAAGCAGATTCTTCGTCCATGGCCAAAATCACAAGCAAAACTTCAAAGCAAATGTACCCATTGTTACTTACGAAGATATCAAGCCTTACATAGATCGGATTGCCAATGGAGAGACCTCGTCTATCCTTTTTGCTGATCCCATCACCCAGTTCATTCAAAg CACTGGTACTTCTGAGGGGAAGCCGAAGTTGATACCCATGACAGCTGAAAGTTTTGAGAAAAGGATGGTAAAACCACTGCTGGTTGACCTTGTCATGAAAAA GTGTATCAGTGGGTTAGACCAAGGCAAATCGTTCTACTTATTTTTTGTCAAACCAGAGATGGAAACTCCGTCTGGTTTAATGGCATCACTCTACACAACATCCTATTTCAAGACCCAAATCTTCAAAAATGGTCTGGCTAAGTTTTGCACAAGTCCTATTGACACCATCTtatgtttggacaacaaacAAAGTATGTACTGCCAATTGCTTACCGGTTTACTATTGCGAGATGAGGTTGTACGGATTGGTTCAAGCTTTGCATCGGTTTTGGCAAGGAGCATCAAGTTCTTAGAAGATTATTGGAAAGAATTATGTTCTAACATTAGAACAGGTTTTCTCAGTGATTGGATTGCTGACCCTGCTTGCAGAAATGCTATGTCATCCATCCTTACCAGGCCAGAACCTGAATTGGCTGATTTGATTCAACAAATATGTGAAGATAAATCATGGGAAGGAATAATTAAGGAGGTTTGGCCTGAAGTTAAGTGTATTAGTTCCATCGTCACAGGCAGCATGAGCCAATATATTCCACTACTTGAATTTTATGGTGGAGGGATCCCTTTAGTTTCGCCAAATTGTGGTTCTTCGGAAGCTTGTTTCGGGATCAATTTAGAACCTCTAAGCAAACCCTTTGatgtctcttacaccattctccCAAATATGGCTTACTTCGAATTTCTCCCTGTGAATAACGATGGTGGAGGGAAGTCTCGAGAATTCAAACTTCGTGGTGCATCAGCTACTGAGTCCTCTGAAAGCACAAATGAGACTACCACCGTCAACAAACCGGTCGATCTTGCAAATGTGAAGATTGGTCGATATTACGAAGTTGTTGTCACAACATTGGCAG GTCTATATCGATACAGAGTCGGAGATGTTCTCAAGGTGACAGGATTCTATAATAAATCTCCGCAGTTCCAATTTGTGGAACGACAAAATGTGGTTTTGAGTATTGATTTGGACAAAACAACTGAAGTAGACCTTTCGAAAGCAATCACGAAAGCAAAACTTGTCCTTGAACCACTCGGCATCATGTTAACCACATACAGTAGCTACGCTGACACTTCATTGACCCCAGGTCGATATGTATTGTTTTGGGAGCTCAAGATGAAAGGCAGCAATGATTTACCAAAACTTGATGCCAAGATAATGGAAGAATGCTGCGGTATAGTGGAAGAGTCATTTGATTTTACATATAAATCACTTAGGAAAGGTGGTGTAATTTCAGCTTTAGAGCTAAGGGTGGTTAAACATGGAACCTTTGATGAACTCATGGATTTCTATGTATCAAAGGGAGCTTCCATTTCCCAATACAAGCCACCTAGTTGCCTTAAATCTGAGGAAGCtgtaaagatattgaatttagGGATGGTGGGGACGTTTTTTAGCCCCAAAACCATGTTTTAA